A region of Nostoc sp. 'Peltigera membranacea cyanobiont' N6 DNA encodes the following proteins:
- a CDS encoding response regulator: MEKDKSLKPIRVITVDDHEILRGGIKFVLLAFDDMELVGEARNGDEAVDLCEQLQPDVVLMDLMMVGMNGAEATRAIRKKYPEIQVLILTSFLANDLVQQAMQAGAIGYLLKGISIDELADAIRAAAIGRSMLAAEVIQVLLQPSKPSSQAIYELSKRQQEVLALLALGLSNEAIAQRMKLSPSTIRHHVSQVLNKLGVTNRTEAATTAVRVGCV; the protein is encoded by the coding sequence ATGGAAAAAGATAAATCATTGAAACCAATTCGGGTGATTACAGTTGACGATCATGAAATCCTGCGGGGAGGTATTAAATTTGTTTTGCTGGCGTTTGATGACATGGAATTAGTGGGTGAAGCGCGTAATGGAGATGAGGCAGTAGATTTGTGCGAACAGTTGCAGCCAGATGTGGTGCTGATGGATTTGATGATGGTGGGAATGAATGGGGCAGAAGCAACAAGGGCTATCCGCAAAAAATACCCAGAAATTCAAGTTTTAATTTTGACGAGTTTTCTAGCGAATGACTTGGTACAGCAAGCAATGCAAGCCGGAGCTATTGGCTACTTGCTCAAGGGTATCTCGATTGATGAGTTGGCGGATGCCATACGAGCCGCTGCGATCGGTCGATCTATGTTGGCAGCAGAGGTGATTCAGGTGTTGCTGCAACCAAGCAAACCATCATCCCAAGCTATCTATGAACTGAGTAAGCGACAGCAAGAGGTCTTAGCACTGCTGGCTTTAGGATTGAGTAATGAAGCGATCGCTCAACGGATGAAATTGAGTCCTTCTACCATTAGGCATCATGTCAGCCAGGTACTAAATAAGTTAGGAGTAACCAACCGCACTGAGGCTGCAACTACGGCAGTACGAGTCGGATGTGTTTAG
- a CDS encoding glycosyltransferase — translation MEDLAIFLSKSLMGWLVIQVCFTLVFIWYLRSSKKNLLPDDQLPKTAVILCLRGADPFLPRCLRSLLNQNYPHYDLKLIVDSHEDPAWKIASESITEQEATNVQISPLRIVRNNCSLKCSSLVQAVRELDDSYKVVALVDADTIVHLNWLRELVSPLSDARVGATTGNRWYVPTGRYWGSLVRYIGNVSTVVQMFIFQIPWGGSLAVKTEVLRQTELLDKWGQALGEDFMMHDILKKHGFQVKFVPSLLIVNREETDLSNLIDYLKRLILYSRLYHPRWLALVSEAVSSILFPTTLIVLVLESFLEAKWEAAALFLVCYGVYTLGLLLIMLVLELEIQRVVRSNDQMMPMGKPLHVYAKLSAATIIKMLIGIPLTQWVYGLAMLSSIWISTVTWRGVSYRVQGPWNVRLVEYRPYQWLDQPIDSKVSL, via the coding sequence ATGGAAGATTTGGCGATATTTTTGTCTAAGTCTTTGATGGGTTGGCTGGTTATTCAGGTGTGTTTTACGCTTGTATTTATATGGTACCTGCGCTCATCCAAAAAAAACTTATTACCAGATGACCAGTTACCCAAAACAGCAGTGATTCTTTGCCTACGCGGAGCCGATCCGTTTTTGCCTAGATGTTTGCGATCGCTCCTGAACCAAAACTATCCACACTATGATTTAAAATTGATCGTTGATAGTCACGAAGATCCCGCTTGGAAAATTGCCAGTGAAAGCATCACGGAGCAAGAAGCGACCAACGTTCAAATTAGCCCTTTGCGAATAGTACGCAACAATTGTAGTCTCAAATGTAGTTCTTTAGTCCAAGCTGTCCGTGAGTTGGATGATTCCTACAAAGTGGTTGCCTTAGTAGATGCTGATACCATAGTCCATCTGAATTGGCTGCGAGAATTAGTTAGTCCTTTAAGTGATGCTAGAGTAGGGGCAACAACAGGTAATCGTTGGTACGTTCCGACAGGTAGGTATTGGGGATCTTTAGTACGGTATATCGGCAATGTATCCACAGTAGTGCAAATGTTTATCTTCCAGATTCCTTGGGGTGGGAGTTTGGCTGTGAAAACAGAAGTGCTTCGCCAAACAGAATTGCTAGATAAGTGGGGACAAGCTTTAGGCGAAGATTTTATGATGCATGACATCCTCAAAAAACATGGATTTCAGGTAAAGTTTGTGCCTTCGCTGCTGATTGTAAATCGTGAAGAGACTGATTTATCCAACTTAATCGACTATCTCAAGCGCCTAATACTTTATTCTCGACTGTATCACCCGCGTTGGTTAGCTTTAGTCAGTGAAGCTGTTTCTAGCATTTTGTTTCCTACGACACTGATCGTTTTAGTTCTAGAGTCCTTCTTAGAGGCAAAATGGGAAGCTGCGGCTCTCTTCTTAGTCTGTTATGGTGTCTATACTTTAGGATTACTGTTGATAATGCTCGTGTTGGAATTAGAGATCCAGCGAGTGGTTCGCTCTAATGACCAGATGATGCCTATGGGCAAGCCGTTGCACGTCTACGCCAAATTATCAGCTGCTACAATTATCAAAATGTTGATTGGGATTCCGCTAACACAGTGGGTTTATGGGTTAGCGATGCTATCATCTATTTGGATTTCAACAGTCACCTGGCGCGGTGTCTCCTATCGAGTTCAAGGGCCTTGGAATGTCCGGTTAGTGGAATATCGCCCTTATCAATGGTTAGATCAGCCTATTGATAGCAAGGTTTCTCTTTGA
- a CDS encoding DUF2141 domain-containing protein yields MLKLSQFSHFLLATLVSFSFAKTVNAEPTETLSVVVNGIQHKKGEICFRVYATEKGFPMSNSSGSQSGCAKITGNSVKKEFSGLKPGTYAVAVVDDQNGDRKLNKDFFGIPTEGFGISKNPTVSIQTGSPKFRDASFVVNKNTTVNIIMKYSLDS; encoded by the coding sequence ATGCTGAAACTATCTCAATTCTCTCATTTTTTACTTGCTACTTTAGTGAGCTTCAGCTTTGCTAAAACGGTAAATGCAGAACCAACTGAAACACTAAGTGTTGTGGTAAATGGCATACAACACAAAAAAGGTGAGATTTGCTTCAGAGTTTACGCAACTGAAAAAGGATTTCCGATGAGTAATTCTAGTGGCTCTCAAAGTGGCTGCGCTAAGATTACTGGCAATTCTGTTAAAAAAGAATTCTCAGGTTTGAAGCCTGGAACTTATGCTGTCGCCGTGGTTGACGATCAAAATGGCGATCGCAAACTCAATAAAGACTTTTTTGGTATTCCCACAGAAGGTTTTGGGATTTCCAAAAATCCAACTGTGTCCATACAAACAGGTTCACCAAAGTTTCGTGATGCCAGTTTTGTTGTAAATAAAAATACAACGGTCAACATAATCATGAAGTATTCGCTGGATTCATAA
- a CDS encoding sulfotransferase family protein: MTSKIHFISGLPRSGSTLLGALLRQNPRFHASMTSPVGSLVNRMLEAMSEDNEFSVFITPEQKRALTLTIFSTFYEPQAEKEVIFDTNRLWCGKLSLIQELFPGSKVICCVRNVAWIMDSIERLIRKNAFDVSRMFNNAAERSTVYTRTETLSQGGRLVGFAYNALKEAFYSEHSASLLLVDYDLLSQAPDKTVSLIYQFLQEELFKHDFANVEYEASEFDNRLNTKGLHQVRPKVEFQPRLTILPPDLFTQYDGLSFWKNPSNSLANVIVAQPVEAVSK; the protein is encoded by the coding sequence ATGACTTCCAAAATCCACTTTATCTCCGGCTTACCTCGCTCAGGTTCCACCTTACTCGGAGCCTTACTGCGGCAAAACCCCCGGTTTCACGCCAGCATGACTAGCCCCGTAGGTAGTTTGGTGAACCGAATGCTAGAAGCGATGAGCGAAGATAATGAATTTTCAGTCTTTATCACCCCTGAGCAAAAACGGGCATTAACCTTAACTATCTTTTCCACCTTTTACGAACCCCAAGCTGAAAAAGAAGTGATCTTCGATACTAACCGCTTGTGGTGTGGCAAATTGTCCTTAATTCAAGAGCTATTTCCTGGCTCAAAGGTGATTTGCTGCGTGCGGAATGTTGCTTGGATTATGGATAGCATCGAACGGCTGATTAGGAAAAACGCTTTTGATGTGTCGCGGATGTTTAATAATGCTGCTGAACGCTCCACAGTTTACACCCGCACCGAAACCTTGAGTCAAGGGGGACGGTTAGTGGGGTTTGCTTATAACGCTCTCAAAGAAGCATTCTATAGCGAACATAGTGCCTCTTTGCTTTTAGTGGACTATGACTTGTTAAGCCAAGCACCTGATAAAACCGTATCGCTGATTTATCAATTTTTGCAGGAGGAACTATTTAAGCATGATTTTGCCAATGTGGAATACGAAGCTTCGGAGTTTGATAATCGGCTGAATACTAAAGGACTACATCAGGTGCGTCCTAAAGTCGAGTTTCAACCGCGACTGACGATTTTACCACCGGATTTATTTACTCAGTATGATGGGTTGTCTTTTTGGAAGAACCCTAGCAACAGTCTGGCTAACGTAATTGTCGCCCAGCCAGTAGAAGCGGTGAGTAAATGA
- a CDS encoding glycosyltransferase yields the protein MTKQKLRIALFTGLYAPFLTGVSVAVHQRVRWLLEQGHEVFLIHPQISDRYPKNVGDRPMQGLNEIQSFPNFSAYAFPTEPLLFYKSLPQPLSYRHWSDTKLLEKFKPDIIVVEEAAQMRGLYSFFLQGYGRPIGVEYAKRTSTPIISLFHTDIVAYIKYYFGDKFFNFVRPIIPVLVKQFSESYDFNYFSSKEQLTKYEELKCQRAEYVPYQGIDCEKFHPRNICYNPIPNDNRPTILFVGRITPEKNVNQLLDIFPVIAAKIPDVHLVIVGSGPLDEEIRERAKKFGSGITVWGESHGTELLGWFARADIFVNPSVTENFCTTNNEALASGTPLVAVVAPSTSEQVSPGHNGFLAQPNNPTDFAQKVISILENPDLKADMTRHARPSILDFDWSACMQKFEHKLYQIVEGSQKVEVGTGSIRP from the coding sequence ATGACTAAGCAAAAACTTCGCATTGCACTATTTACAGGCTTGTATGCTCCTTTCTTGACTGGAGTTTCTGTCGCAGTTCACCAACGAGTTCGTTGGTTGCTAGAACAGGGACATGAAGTTTTTCTAATCCATCCGCAAATCAGCGATCGCTACCCCAAAAATGTAGGCGATCGCCCCATGCAAGGTTTGAATGAAATTCAGTCTTTCCCTAATTTCTCTGCTTACGCATTCCCCACAGAACCACTGTTATTCTATAAGTCTCTTCCTCAACCGTTGAGCTATCGTCATTGGAGTGATACCAAGTTGCTGGAGAAATTTAAGCCTGATATTATCGTGGTTGAAGAAGCCGCGCAAATGAGAGGCTTATACTCATTTTTCTTGCAAGGTTATGGTCGTCCCATCGGTGTCGAATACGCAAAACGAACAAGCACGCCAATAATATCACTCTTCCATACTGATATCGTTGCGTATATCAAATATTATTTTGGAGATAAATTCTTTAACTTTGTTCGTCCGATTATTCCCGTTTTAGTCAAGCAATTTAGTGAGTCTTATGACTTTAATTACTTTTCTTCTAAAGAACAACTCACTAAATACGAAGAATTAAAATGCCAACGGGCTGAATATGTGCCTTATCAAGGCATTGATTGCGAAAAATTTCACCCGCGAAACATTTGTTACAATCCCATTCCTAACGACAATCGACCAACTATTTTGTTTGTTGGACGCATTACCCCGGAAAAGAATGTTAACCAATTGCTTGATATCTTTCCAGTCATAGCTGCCAAAATTCCTGATGTCCATCTGGTGATTGTTGGTAGTGGCCCGCTAGATGAAGAAATCCGTGAGCGTGCTAAAAAGTTTGGATCGGGTATTACTGTATGGGGTGAATCTCATGGTACAGAACTTTTAGGTTGGTTTGCTAGAGCAGATATTTTTGTCAACCCCTCCGTTACCGAAAACTTCTGCACTACAAATAATGAAGCACTAGCTTCTGGAACCCCTTTGGTTGCGGTTGTTGCACCATCAACTTCAGAACAGGTATCTCCTGGTCATAACGGCTTTCTTGCTCAACCTAACAACCCTACAGACTTCGCCCAAAAGGTGATTTCGATTCTAGAAAATCCTGATTTGAAAGCAGATATGACTCGGCACGCTCGCCCCTCTATACTTGACTTTGATTGGTCAGCATGTATGCAAAAATTTGAACACAAACTTTACCAGATTGTTGAAGGATCGCAGAAGGTGGAGGTAGGTACAGGTAGTATAAGACCATAA
- a CDS encoding sensor histidine kinase: MTIIPTLLGLFAGICLYVGLLHLLIAFGRLKPWLHWCFGLTCLVICSYILALIGKYKAIDLESYIYARKLVSSLGYVFAISCVWFVAVYTKVKPVRLLLTLNSLYLICFLINQISPIGILYSKISSLSSISLPWGETITHPEGTINPLVGFQFLALISNVVFAFYACYRQYRRGEKQAALTLSLSLAIFVGTVQCDRLVDLGVFKSLYLSEYGFLSFVVIMSLRLTKELMQAVKLREQLIESERLRKIAVELERNRLARDLHDSVSQTLFTVATIAEALPRVWQRNPEAAQQGLEELAQMTQGALAEMRNLLIELRPSGLTDKPLGELLQHLIKGILGRTSLEVITTVEGDRPLSDEVKLVFCRITQEALNNIIKHAQATQVSVSLYGDSQKMVLRISDNGCGFDYNKIPSGHLGIAIMKERAESIGATFHLSSYPGEGTEIVLNWSIAVLKIGSGE; the protein is encoded by the coding sequence ATGACTATTATTCCGACCCTTTTGGGTTTATTTGCTGGCATTTGCCTGTATGTCGGTCTGCTCCACCTGTTAATTGCCTTTGGGCGGTTAAAACCCTGGCTGCACTGGTGCTTTGGGTTAACCTGCTTAGTAATTTGTAGTTATATCTTGGCTCTGATAGGCAAATACAAAGCCATTGATCTAGAAAGTTATATATATGCCAGAAAGCTTGTATCGTCATTAGGATATGTTTTTGCCATTTCTTGCGTCTGGTTTGTGGCTGTATATACCAAAGTTAAGCCAGTACGTCTACTTTTAACACTGAATAGCCTTTACCTTATCTGCTTTTTAATTAATCAAATTTCACCAATTGGGATTCTCTACTCCAAAATTAGCAGTTTATCAAGCATCTCTTTACCTTGGGGTGAAACGATTACCCACCCAGAAGGTACAATCAATCCCCTGGTTGGGTTCCAATTCTTAGCTTTAATCAGTAATGTAGTTTTCGCTTTTTACGCTTGTTATCGTCAATATCGGCGCGGTGAAAAGCAAGCGGCGCTAACTTTAAGTTTAAGTCTGGCAATTTTTGTCGGAACTGTTCAATGCGATCGCCTAGTTGATTTGGGAGTGTTTAAATCTCTATATCTCAGTGAATATGGATTTCTGTCCTTCGTGGTAATTATGAGTCTACGCCTAACGAAGGAGTTGATGCAAGCAGTGAAGCTACGCGAACAATTGATTGAAAGCGAACGCCTACGGAAGATAGCTGTGGAATTAGAACGAAATCGCCTCGCTCGTGATTTACACGATTCAGTATCGCAGACATTGTTTACTGTGGCAACAATTGCCGAAGCTTTGCCTAGAGTTTGGCAACGCAACCCAGAGGCAGCCCAACAAGGATTAGAGGAACTTGCCCAAATGACACAGGGAGCATTAGCAGAAATGCGGAATCTACTGATTGAGTTGCGTCCTAGTGGTTTGACAGATAAACCATTAGGTGAATTGCTACAGCATTTAATCAAGGGAATTCTCGGACGGACAAGTTTAGAGGTAATAACGACGGTAGAAGGCGATCGTCCTCTATCTGATGAGGTAAAGCTTGTTTTCTGCCGCATTACTCAAGAGGCACTGAATAATATTATTAAACATGCCCAAGCTACGCAAGTATCAGTTAGTCTTTACGGTGATTCACAAAAGATGGTCTTGCGGATTAGTGATAATGGCTGTGGTTTTGACTACAACAAAATACCATCTGGTCATTTGGGAATAGCAATTATGAAAGAACGGGCTGAGTCAATTGGTGCTACTTTCCATTTGTCAAGCTATCCAGGGGAGGGGACTGAGATTGTCTTGAATTGGTCAATCGCTGTTTTGAAAATAGGGAGTGGGGAGTAG
- a CDS encoding beta strand repeat-containing protein: MPNSVSFASAINYTVGTFPRFVRFGDFNGDGFSDLVSTNLISNNISVLLGNGDGTFGVTTNFAVGNSPYSLAIGDFNGDGFSDLVTANTDINDRNVSVLLGNGNGSFGTATNYVVGSIPPGPIPYSVAVGDFNGDGFADLVTANNQQNNISVLLGNGDGSFGTPTIFSGGNSSVSLAIGDFNGDGFSDLVTANQSSDNISVLLGNGNGSFGAATNFVAGDLPSSVAIGDFNGDGFSDLVTSNRNSDNISVLLGNGDGTFAAATNLAVGDAPSSVAIRDLDGDGKIDLVVTNGNSDDISVLLGNGDGSFGVATNFAAGDAPSSVAIGDFDGDGRADLAVSNLLSNNISVLLNTTPPTVSITAQTPTANEGGSNGVYRLTRTDIAGNLTINLTLDGSSTASTADYTLSGGSVTVSGSTLTATIAAGQSFVDINLAAIDDIAAEAAETLKLNLATGTGYTVDGTNNTATVTIAANDTVVTNTNDSGEGSLRQAILNANANPDANTITFAGSVFTDSTPDTITLTSGELEITNALTINGLGANNLSISGNNAFAVFNVNDGSNNEIAVAINGLTIKDASDLAGIFNVENLTINNSSISGNTALIGSIYNLGTATITNSTISGNSGGYAGITNGGAATITNSTISGNSGFGGGIFNAGTATITNSTISGNAGTDFSGGIYNQATLSIINSTITNNTADSDNNGSGDGGGVGNDGGTVTAQNTIIAGNFDSGNEAPDIFGAVTGNANNLIGSLTGASGSIGTGSDITFASAGITNINQVIGSLANNGGATQTHAIISGSAAINAGDNTLIPAGVTTDQRGITRTIGGTVDIGAYESPFIAPVAANDTATTDENTAVNINVLGNDTDANGDSLSVIKVNGNSVTVGTPITLASGALLTLNANGTFNYNPNSQFESLGVGATASDSFTYTASDNGKGGTSTATVNLTINGVNDVATITGTATKSVTEDTATPNLTATGSLTVSDADAGQNIFNTTVTSATGNLGSLSITNAGAYSYSVANSAVQFLGAGQTKAETFTVKSVDGTATQNIVVTINGVNDVATITGTATKSVTEDTATPNLTATGSLTVSDADAGQNIFNTTVTSATGNLGSLSITNAGAYSYSVANSAVQFLGAGQTKAETFTVKSVDGTASQNITVTINGVNDAPTVANALPDKTTIENSGFNFTVPANTFADVDTSNTLTYTATLDNGNALPSWLTFNATTRIFSGTPVAANVGTIGVKVTAKDNSNATVSDIFNLTVTPLNLTGTPNADTLTGTASNNTINGLAGNDTITGNKGNDTITGGTGQDRFVYNLGDGVDTITDFGGVGQGVNPSAAVIAATDTLKFQGAGLTAQNLLLTKNGSNLEVSFESVVNSPKVILQNFALENLDNLRKVNGASVDLGNILFNGQTTIQNDFDVFDANSTLTSVSRENIVTFLNDNNNTVDGFNNSNDVINAQGGNDRIDGKSGNDLLRGGAGNDILIGGSGNDILIGGADNDTLTGGSGNDQFVYQAFSDKGTTGDTITDFNKNDDKLVLTDLFKSLSYSGTNAIADGYLRFVQSGTSTRVQVDANGGADAFSTLTTLNNFTATNLVIGSNVFV; this comes from the coding sequence ATGCCTAACTCAGTTTCATTTGCGTCAGCTATTAACTATACAGTGGGTACTTTCCCTAGATTCGTAAGGTTCGGGGACTTCAATGGTGATGGTTTCTCTGACCTTGTGAGTACAAACCTAATTTCTAATAACATCTCAGTGCTGTTGGGTAATGGAGATGGTACTTTTGGTGTCACCACAAACTTTGCGGTAGGTAATTCACCCTACTCTCTAGCAATTGGTGATTTCAACGGTGATGGCTTCTCTGACCTGGTGACTGCAAACACTGATATCAATGATAGAAACGTTTCCGTGCTATTGGGCAATGGAAATGGTAGCTTTGGGACTGCCACGAACTACGTGGTTGGTTCTATTCCCCCTGGCCCTATTCCCTACTCCGTAGCGGTTGGTGATTTTAACGGTGATGGCTTCGCTGACCTGGTGACTGCAAATAATCAGCAGAACAATATCTCTGTGCTCTTGGGTAATGGGGATGGCAGCTTTGGCACCCCCACTATCTTTTCAGGGGGTAATAGTTCTGTCTCCCTAGCGATTGGTGATTTTAACGGTGATGGCTTTTCTGACCTAGTGACCGCAAACCAGAGTTCCGACAATATCTCTGTGCTGTTGGGCAATGGAAATGGTAGCTTTGGTGCCGCTACGAACTTTGTGGCAGGCGATCTTCCTAGCTCCGTAGCGATTGGGGATTTCAACGGTGATGGCTTCTCTGACCTGGTGACCTCAAACCGAAACTCCGACAATATCTCGGTGCTGTTGGGCAATGGGGACGGCACCTTTGCCGCTGCCACGAACTTAGCAGTGGGCGATGCTCCTAGCTCCGTAGCGATCAGGGATCTTGATGGGGATGGCAAGATAGACCTGGTGGTTACAAACGGTAATTCCGACGATATCTCGGTGCTGTTGGGCAATGGGGATGGCAGCTTTGGTGTCGCCACGAACTTTGCAGCAGGTGATGCTCCTAGCTCCGTAGCGATCGGGGATTTTGACGGCGATGGCAGAGCGGACTTGGCGGTTTCAAACCTCTTGTCTAACAACATCTCGGTGTTGCTCAATACCACCCCTCCCACCGTCAGCATCACAGCACAAACACCAACAGCCAATGAAGGCGGCAGCAACGGTGTCTATCGCCTAACTCGCACCGACATCGCAGGGAATTTAACAATTAACCTTACCCTTGATGGCAGCAGCACAGCCTCTACTGCCGACTATACCCTCAGTGGTGGCAGCGTCACGGTTTCTGGCAGTACCTTAACTGCGACCATTGCTGCTGGACAAAGCTTTGTTGATATTAACCTGGCTGCCATTGACGACATTGCCGCCGAAGCAGCCGAAACCCTCAAACTCAACCTAGCTACTGGCACAGGTTACACCGTTGATGGTACGAATAATACTGCCACCGTCACCATTGCTGCCAACGATACCGTCGTCACCAACACCAACGATTCCGGCGAAGGTTCCTTGCGGCAAGCGATTCTCAACGCCAATGCTAATCCAGACGCAAATACAATCACCTTTGCAGGCAGCGTATTTACCGATAGTACTCCTGATACCATTACCCTAACTTCTGGGGAATTAGAGATTACCAACGCCCTAACTATCAACGGACTAGGGGCAAACAATCTCAGTATCAGTGGCAACAATGCCTTCGCTGTCTTCAACGTGAATGATGGTAGTAACAATGAAATTGCCGTAGCAATTAACGGACTGACGATTAAAGATGCGTCTGATTTGGCTGGCATCTTCAATGTAGAAAACCTGACTATCAACAACAGCAGTATTTCTGGTAATACTGCGTTAATCGGCAGCATCTATAACTTAGGAACAGCTACTATTACCAACAGCACCATCTCTGGTAATTCTGGGGGCTACGCCGGCATCACTAACGGAGGAGCAGCGACTATTACCAACAGCACCATCTCTGGTAATTCTGGGTTCGGCGGCGGCATCTTTAACGCAGGAACAGCTACTATTACCAACAGCACCATCTCTGGTAATGCGGGAACAGACTTCAGCGGCGGCATCTACAACCAGGCTACACTGAGCATAATCAACAGCACTATTACCAATAACACTGCTGACTCTGACAACAATGGCAGTGGCGACGGTGGTGGTGTAGGGAATGATGGTGGCACTGTCACCGCCCAAAACACCATCATCGCTGGGAACTTCGATTCTGGAAATGAAGCCCCTGATATTTTTGGCGCGGTGACAGGCAATGCCAACAACCTCATCGGTAGCTTGACTGGCGCATCTGGCAGCATCGGCACTGGCAGCGACATCACCTTTGCTTCAGCTGGCATTACCAATATTAACCAAGTCATCGGCTCTCTCGCCAATAACGGCGGTGCTACCCAAACTCACGCGATAATTTCTGGTTCTGCTGCCATCAACGCGGGAGACAATACCCTCATCCCTGCTGGTGTCACCACTGACCAACGCGGTATCACTCGCACCATTGGCGGTACTGTGGATATTGGGGCTTATGAATCGCCTTTCATCGCTCCTGTTGCTGCCAACGATACTGCTACTACTGATGAAAATACTGCTGTCAATATCAACGTCTTGGGCAATGACACTGATGCTAATGGCGACAGCTTGAGTGTGATTAAAGTTAATGGCAACAGCGTCACAGTCGGCACACCAATTACCCTAGCTTCTGGGGCGCTGCTAACTCTCAACGCCAATGGCACTTTTAACTATAACCCCAACAGTCAATTTGAATCTTTGGGTGTGGGTGCAACTGCCAGCGATAGCTTCACTTACACAGCCAGTGATAATGGCAAGGGTGGCACCAGCACAGCAACGGTTAACCTGACTATCAACGGTGTTAACGATGTAGCCACTATTACAGGTACAGCGACAAAATCTGTCACCGAAGATACAGCTACCCCCAACCTCACTGCCACAGGTTCCCTCACTGTCAGCGATGCCGATGCAGGTCAAAACATCTTCAACACCACTGTAACTTCAGCTACAGGTAATCTTGGTAGTCTCAGCATCACGAATGCCGGAGCCTACAGCTACAGTGTTGCTAACAGTGCAGTGCAATTCTTAGGTGCAGGTCAAACTAAAGCTGAAACCTTTACTGTAAAATCTGTTGATGGCACAGCTACGCAAAACATTGTCGTTACCATCAACGGTGTTAACGATGTTGCAACTATTACAGGTACAGCGACAAAATCTGTCACCGAAGATACAGCTACTCCCAACCTCACTGCCACAGGTTCCCTCACTGTCAGCGATGCCGATGCAGGTCAAAACATCTTCAACACCACTGTAACTTCAGCTACAGGTAATCTTGGTAGTCTCAGCATCACGAATGCCGGAGCCTACAGCTACAGTGTTGCCAACAGTGCAGTGCAATTCTTAGGTGCGGGTCAAACTAAAGCTGAAACCTTTACTGTAAAATCTGTTGATGGCACAGCTAGCCAAAACATTACTGTCACCATCAACGGTGTTAACGATGCTCCAACTGTAGCAAATGCCCTGCCAGATAAAACCACCATTGAAAATAGTGGCTTCAATTTCACCGTTCCCGCCAACACCTTTGCAGATGTCGATACAAGCAACACCTTAACTTATACCGCCACCTTAGATAACGGTAACGCCTTACCCAGTTGGTTAACTTTTAATGCGACTACTCGCATCTTCAGCGGCACACCTGTGGCTGCTAATGTGGGAACCATCGGTGTCAAAGTTACCGCCAAAGACAACAGCAACGCTACTGTCAGCGATATCTTTAACCTGACCGTTACTCCCCTCAACTTGACGGGAACCCCAAATGCTGATACTCTCACAGGCACAGCCAGCAATAACACCATTAATGGATTAGCTGGTAACGACACCATTACAGGTAACAAGGGTAACGACACCATTACAGGTGGCACTGGTCAAGATAGATTTGTCTACAACTTGGGCGACGGTGTTGATACTATCACTGATTTCGGTGGTGTCGGTCAAGGGGTAAACCCATCAGCCGCAGTCATTGCCGCAACTGATACTCTGAAATTCCAAGGGGCTGGCTTAACTGCTCAAAATCTGCTGCTGACTAAGAATGGTAGCAATCTAGAAGTCTCCTTTGAAAGCGTCGTCAATAGTCCTAAAGTAATCCTGCAAAACTTTGCTTTAGAAAACCTGGATAACCTGCGAAAAGTTAACGGAGCTAGTGTTGACTTGGGTAACATCTTGTTTAATGGGCAAACCACCATTCAAAACGACTTTGATGTTTTCGATGCCAACTCTACCCTAACTAGTGTTTCTAGGGAGAATATAGTCACCTTCCTCAACGACAACAACAACACTGTTGACGGCTTTAACAACTCCAATGATGTGATTAACGCTCAAGGAGGTAATGACCGCATCGACGGCAAGAGTGGCAATGACCTACTGCGCGGTGGTGCTGGTAATGATATTCTCATTGGTGGTAGCGGTAATGACATCCTGATTGGTGGTGCTGATAATGACACCCTGACTGGCGGTAGCGGTAATGACCAGTTTGTTTACCAGGCCTTTAGCGATAAGGGGACTACTGGTGATACAATAACTGACTTTAACAAGAACGACGATAAGTTAGTTTTAACTGACCTGTTCAAGAGTTTAAGCTACAGTGGCACCAATGCGATCGCCGATGGCTACTTACGATTTGTGCAATCGGGTACTTCTACTAGAGTTCAGGTTGATGCCAATGGTGGTGCTGATGCTTTTAGTACTTTGACAACTTTGAATAACTTCACCGCGACAAATTTGGTGATTGGTAGTAACGTCTTCGTTTAG